From one Candidatus Microthrix subdominans genomic stretch:
- a CDS encoding patatin-like phospholipase family protein, whose amino-acid sequence MIELPPSVTVVLGSGGAGGWMFHLGALRALRAEADFNLVDAQRVIATSAGAGVAAAVLTGTSLEDTGDILMSPPSGEERTEFVEAREANRDRGLERLMPVAPQLASQVLRNPLLAGSGLLPAGRIPTVGLSRAASIHANHPWPPSLWITATRLDDGALVVFGRDDLEVPLAQAAQASQAIPGAFAPVEIDGERYVDGGLLSPNHAELALETPTDLVVLVSVQSRPGLRATRMQARRRLDTELTQLREAGLATVLIEVDDATNARFRGFPRGDQTNGNVIQQHAARLTRAALRSWAAGDLDTGADGEPDNEANGEVATPA is encoded by the coding sequence ATGATCGAACTTCCACCCAGTGTCACCGTCGTGCTCGGCTCGGGCGGTGCCGGTGGTTGGATGTTCCACCTCGGGGCGCTCCGGGCGCTGCGGGCGGAGGCCGACTTCAACCTCGTCGACGCCCAACGAGTGATCGCCACCTCAGCCGGGGCCGGCGTCGCAGCGGCGGTGCTCACCGGCACCAGCCTGGAGGACACCGGCGACATCTTGATGTCGCCCCCCTCCGGTGAAGAGCGCACCGAGTTCGTCGAGGCCAGGGAGGCCAACCGCGACCGGGGGCTGGAGCGGCTGATGCCGGTGGCGCCCCAGCTGGCCTCGCAGGTGCTTCGCAACCCCTTGCTGGCCGGTTCCGGCCTGTTACCCGCCGGCAGGATTCCCACCGTCGGGTTGTCCCGGGCTGCGTCAATCCACGCCAACCACCCTTGGCCGCCCTCGCTGTGGATCACTGCCACCCGTCTCGACGACGGCGCCCTCGTCGTGTTCGGCCGTGACGACCTCGAGGTTCCGCTCGCCCAGGCGGCCCAGGCCAGCCAGGCCATCCCCGGGGCGTTTGCGCCGGTTGAGATCGACGGCGAGCGTTACGTCGACGGCGGGTTGTTGTCGCCCAACCACGCCGAGCTGGCCCTCGAAACGCCGACCGACCTGGTGGTCCTGGTCAGCGTGCAGAGCCGTCCCGGGCTGCGAGCCACCCGGATGCAGGCCCGCCGTCGCTTGGACACAGAGCTGACCCAGCTGCGGGAGGCGGGGCTGGCGACCGTGCTGATCGAGGTGGACGACGCCACCAACGCCCGCTTTCGCGGCTTCCCACGCGGCGACCAGACCAACGGCAACGTGATCCAACAGCACGCTGCCCGCCTCACCCGTGCCGCCCTGCGCAGCTGGGCCGCCGGAGACCTGGATACCGGAGCTGACGGCGAACCGGACAACGAAGCGAACGGCGAAGTGGCCACCCCGGCCTGA
- a CDS encoding ATP-dependent DNA helicase RecQ: MHLRTLPLSRCIRRDSGRVRLSTLEVGAQGCRGEECGRRAASSAGPAVTRHRYGAEVTTLTEPPRPSPAEVADELTAHVRALAGPDANPRPEQLDAVTAVVAGRQRTLLVARTGFGKSAVYFSATRMLRDRGWGPTVVISPLLALMRDQVAAAERLGLAAVTINSSNVDAWDDLEARIAADEVDLLLIAPERLANPGFRRRVFDSLRSRAFTLVCDEAHCISDWGHDFRPDYRRLGTLLAELPPWTPVLATTATANARVTDDVAAQLGNDTLVLRTSLDRESLRLSVVDLPDDAHRLAWLSEVFEELPGSGIVYCLTVDQAETTARWLREEGHDAAAYTGSVDPDERLRLETALRANELKALVATSALGMGFDKGDLAFCVHLGLPPSPVAYYQQIGRAGRSLEVAEVIALPRPVEDAAVWRWFESVSLPSEEVCRSALDQLDYDEPTSIALLEHSVNLGRNRLGTLMNILEVDGAVERVGGGWIRTRADWAYNHELASTLSQLRRTESGHMLAWADLDTCRLRDLREALDDPEADDCGRCDNCTGSTWQRDPDQAVVQRAQTLLRGGDLILAPRKQWPSGLGEPRGHIAAERQARPGRALARVGDGGWDQTIGALVARADADARSRTTGSHTADAGTVDGGTTGSGTTDASTTGSGTTDSGTTDSGTVAPATVAGEGADGQPLVLPEDLLWALAGILKRWDWGQRPTWICPVPSRRRQPLIDAVADGLGALGKLPVHRALVARTDWAGDAGANRGFQADQANSAHQVLNVWDRFTVDAEALPPGDTASGPVLLIDDEVDSRWTVTVATWLLTGAGSGPVLPLALRTR, encoded by the coding sequence ATGCATCTGCGAACTCTGCCGCTATCGCGTTGTATACGACGCGATAGCGGCAGAGTTCGCCTCTCGACCCTGGAGGTAGGGGCGCAAGGGTGCAGAGGTGAGGAGTGTGGACGCCGGGCGGCGTCGTCCGCCGGCCCGGCTGTCACCCGGCATCGGTACGGTGCTGAGGTGACCACGCTCACCGAACCGCCCCGCCCCTCCCCCGCCGAGGTCGCCGACGAGCTCACCGCCCACGTTCGGGCGCTCGCCGGGCCCGACGCCAACCCCCGCCCCGAGCAACTCGACGCGGTGACCGCAGTCGTCGCCGGGCGACAGCGCACCCTGCTGGTCGCCCGCACCGGCTTCGGCAAGTCGGCGGTGTACTTCTCGGCCACCCGCATGCTGCGCGACCGGGGCTGGGGGCCCACCGTCGTCATCTCCCCACTGCTCGCCCTGATGCGCGACCAGGTGGCCGCCGCCGAACGGCTCGGTCTGGCTGCGGTGACGATCAACTCCTCCAACGTCGACGCCTGGGACGACCTGGAGGCCCGGATCGCCGCCGACGAGGTCGATCTGTTGTTGATTGCCCCCGAGCGTCTGGCCAACCCCGGCTTCCGCCGCCGGGTGTTCGACTCGCTGCGGTCCCGCGCCTTCACCCTGGTGTGCGACGAGGCCCACTGCATCTCCGACTGGGGCCATGACTTCCGCCCCGACTACCGCCGCTTGGGCACGCTGCTCGCCGAGCTGCCGCCGTGGACCCCGGTGCTGGCGACCACCGCCACCGCCAACGCCCGGGTCACCGACGACGTCGCCGCCCAACTCGGCAACGACACCCTGGTGCTGCGCACGTCGCTCGACCGCGAGTCGCTGCGTTTGTCGGTGGTCGACCTGCCCGACGACGCCCATCGCCTGGCCTGGCTGAGCGAAGTGTTTGAGGAGCTGCCCGGCTCGGGGATCGTCTACTGCCTCACGGTCGACCAGGCCGAGACGACTGCCCGGTGGCTGCGCGAGGAGGGCCACGACGCCGCCGCCTACACCGGCTCGGTCGATCCCGACGAACGACTTCGGCTTGAGACGGCGCTGCGGGCCAACGAGCTCAAGGCGCTGGTGGCCACCTCTGCCCTCGGCATGGGCTTCGACAAGGGCGACCTGGCCTTCTGCGTCCACCTCGGCCTGCCACCGTCGCCGGTGGCCTACTACCAGCAGATCGGACGCGCCGGCCGGTCGCTCGAGGTCGCCGAGGTGATCGCGCTGCCCCGCCCGGTGGAGGACGCCGCCGTCTGGCGCTGGTTCGAATCGGTGTCCCTGCCCTCCGAGGAGGTGTGCCGCAGCGCTCTCGATCAGCTCGACTACGACGAGCCCACCTCGATCGCCTTGCTCGAGCACAGCGTCAACCTGGGACGCAACCGCCTGGGCACCCTGATGAACATCCTGGAGGTGGACGGGGCGGTCGAACGGGTGGGTGGCGGCTGGATCCGCACCCGGGCCGACTGGGCCTACAACCACGAGCTGGCGTCGACGCTGTCGCAGCTGCGCCGGACGGAGTCCGGCCACATGCTCGCCTGGGCCGACCTCGACACATGCCGGTTGCGCGACCTGCGCGAGGCGCTCGATGATCCGGAGGCGGACGACTGCGGCCGCTGCGACAACTGCACCGGCTCCACCTGGCAGCGCGACCCCGACCAAGCGGTCGTCCAGCGGGCCCAGACCTTGCTGCGCGGCGGCGACCTGATCCTGGCGCCCCGCAAGCAATGGCCCAGCGGCCTGGGCGAGCCAAGGGGCCACATCGCCGCCGAGCGCCAAGCGCGGCCTGGCCGGGCCTTGGCCCGGGTGGGCGACGGCGGCTGGGACCAGACGATCGGCGCGCTGGTCGCCCGGGCCGACGCCGACGCTCGCAGTCGGACCACGGGTAGCCACACGGCGGACGCGGGCACGGTGGATGGCGGCACGACGGGCAGCGGCACGACGGACGCGAGCACGACGGGCAGCGGCACAACGGACAGCGGCACAACGGACAGCGGCACGGTGGCCCCGGCAACCGTGGCCGGGGAGGGCGCTGACGGACAGCCCCTGGTCCTCCCCGAGGACCTGCTGTGGGCGCTGGCCGGCATCTTGAAGCGCTGGGACTGGGGGCAGCGACCCACGTGGATCTGTCCGGTGCCCTCCCGACGTCGCCAGCCCCTGATCGACGCTGTCGCCGACGGGCTCGGCGCGCTCGGCAAGCTGCCGGTGCACCGAGCCTTGGTCGCCCGGACCGATTGGGCCGGTGATGCCGGGGCCAACCGAGGCTTCCAGGCCGATCAGGCCAACTCGGCCCACCAGGTGCTGAACGTGTGGGACCGCTTCACCGTCGACGCCGAGGCGCTGCCACCGGGCGACACCGCATCCGGGCCGGTGCTGTTGATCGACGACGAGGTCGACAGCCGCTGGACGGTCACCGTGGCCACCTGGCTGCTCACCGGGGCGGGGAGCGGTCCGGTGCTGCCCCTCGCCCTCCGCACCCGTTGA
- a CDS encoding SDR family NAD(P)-dependent oxidoreductase: MIWTQDDIGDLSGRVAVVTGANGGLGLETTKALAGAGAHVVMAARDQAKASAAEVEILAEHPKASLEIVELDLADLASVRSAADSVLAAHATIDLLVNNAGLMAMPERTTSDGFEMQFGVNHLGHWALTSHLLVPLLRAPAARVVTVTSIARLQGRPVDPDNPHLRGTYAPWKAYGQAKLANYHFGLGLQRRFERAGANAISLLAHPGLSNTGLQSHTAAEGGGGLLGVIAQPLTAVVGMSAVVGARPQLRAATDPGASGGDMYAPLFSSNGPAFKRPVITPPGTDRAIATLWEVSERETGVALDVAAALVKAMPDD, encoded by the coding sequence ATGATCTGGACCCAGGACGACATAGGCGACCTGAGCGGACGCGTTGCCGTCGTCACCGGGGCCAACGGTGGCCTCGGGCTGGAGACGACGAAGGCGCTGGCCGGCGCCGGTGCGCACGTGGTGATGGCGGCCCGCGACCAGGCCAAGGCATCGGCGGCCGAGGTCGAGATCCTCGCGGAGCACCCGAAGGCCTCCCTGGAGATCGTCGAGCTGGATCTTGCCGACCTGGCGTCGGTGCGCAGCGCGGCCGACAGCGTGCTGGCGGCCCACGCCACCATCGACCTGCTCGTCAACAACGCCGGGCTGATGGCGATGCCCGAGCGGACGACCAGCGACGGCTTCGAGATGCAGTTTGGCGTCAACCACCTGGGCCATTGGGCGTTGACGTCGCATCTGCTCGTGCCGCTGCTGCGGGCGCCTGCAGCCCGCGTGGTGACCGTCACCAGCATCGCCCGCCTGCAGGGGCGACCGGTGGACCCGGACAACCCCCACCTGCGGGGCACCTACGCGCCGTGGAAGGCCTACGGCCAGGCGAAGCTGGCCAACTACCACTTCGGCCTGGGACTTCAGCGGCGCTTCGAGCGGGCGGGGGCGAATGCGATCAGCCTGCTGGCCCACCCGGGGCTGTCCAACACCGGGCTTCAGTCCCACACCGCCGCCGAGGGCGGCGGCGGCCTGTTGGGCGTGATCGCCCAGCCCCTCACCGCCGTGGTCGGCATGTCGGCGGTCGTGGGCGCTCGGCCGCAGCTACGGGCAGCTACCGACCCGGGCGCGTCCGGCGGTGACATGTACGCGCCGCTGTTCTCCTCCAATGGTCCGGCGTTCAAACGCCCGGTGATCACCCCGCCCGGCACCGACCGGGCGATTGCGACGCTGTGGGAGGTGTCCGAACGCGAGACCGGCGTGGCTCTCGACGTCGCAGCGGCGCTCGTCAAGGCAATGCCGGACGACTGA
- a CDS encoding phosphohydrolase: protein MSTTSPSAGFHAMTEGTQEDWDRIVAAQLEFYPRLADRVMTHLGLLAGDYGGFVVDRLVHSTQTATRAMRANRSDDYIACALLHDIGDTLGSFNHPDIGAAIVWPFVDDDLHWMVQQHGIFQGYYFFDYLGLDPNLRDRFEGHPHYDLCAEFCADFDQAAFDPAYPTMELEEFRPLLEGFFARPKRSIYMRGDQS, encoded by the coding sequence ATGAGCACCACGTCACCAAGCGCCGGGTTTCATGCGATGACCGAGGGCACCCAGGAGGACTGGGACCGCATCGTCGCCGCCCAACTCGAGTTCTATCCCCGTCTCGCCGACCGGGTGATGACCCACCTGGGCCTGCTGGCCGGTGACTACGGCGGGTTCGTCGTCGACCGACTGGTGCACTCCACCCAGACCGCCACCCGGGCGATGCGGGCCAACCGCAGCGACGACTACATCGCCTGTGCCCTGCTGCACGACATCGGCGACACGCTGGGCAGCTTCAACCATCCCGACATCGGCGCAGCGATCGTGTGGCCCTTCGTCGATGACGACCTGCATTGGATGGTGCAACAGCACGGCATCTTCCAGGGGTACTACTTCTTCGACTATCTCGGCCTCGATCCCAACCTGCGGGACCGCTTCGAGGGCCATCCCCACTACGACCTGTGCGCCGAGTTCTGCGCCGACTTCGACCAGGCCGCCTTCGATCCCGCCTACCCGACGATGGAGCTCGAGGAGTTCCGGCCGCTGCTCGAGGGGTTCTTCGCCCGCCCGAAGCGCTCGATCTACATGCGCGGTGACCAGTCATGA
- a CDS encoding phosphatase PAP2 family protein encodes MRRPADRGPLPVSGRRWLTAVAGVYALGMALAAVITRGAVDRFDERTTAELRRWVASHPAVGEVAAKLTIIGSPIVLVAVVLAGAVWLEGRGDRRAAITLVLIGGLGAMVETALKVTIARARPELDPLVFARGSSFPSGHAMNSMIVLVATARLVAGARSTPTDGAAPRRRVGIATGAALAVAIPIGVSRVALGVHHPGDVVSGWVLAALWLTLTLGEARLPSEASPLAAGERLADRTHGEAGQHQRDAAGDRCDADPQHQQDDRPARIADGPDSHGDLEQGEQQGEPPQVHPGALGFEGADDADDAPQQQQPGHQRGDDGKCGGRPDEGDDSGADSEHPEDQGQ; translated from the coding sequence ATGCGCCGACCCGCTGATCGCGGACCGTTGCCGGTGTCGGGCCGGCGATGGCTGACCGCAGTGGCTGGCGTGTACGCGCTCGGGATGGCGCTGGCGGCCGTCATCACCCGAGGTGCGGTCGATCGATTCGACGAACGAACGACGGCGGAGCTGCGCCGCTGGGTGGCGTCGCACCCGGCGGTCGGCGAGGTGGCGGCGAAGCTGACCATCATCGGCTCGCCGATCGTGCTGGTGGCGGTCGTGCTTGCGGGCGCCGTCTGGCTGGAAGGACGGGGTGATCGGCGCGCTGCGATCACCCTGGTGCTGATCGGTGGGCTGGGCGCCATGGTGGAAACCGCGCTCAAGGTGACGATCGCCCGTGCCCGTCCCGAACTCGACCCGCTTGTCTTCGCCCGCGGGTCCAGCTTTCCCTCCGGTCATGCGATGAACTCGATGATCGTGTTGGTGGCCACCGCCCGGCTGGTCGCAGGCGCCCGGAGCACGCCGACCGATGGCGCCGCCCCACGGCGGCGGGTCGGCATCGCGACGGGCGCAGCGCTGGCGGTGGCGATCCCGATCGGCGTCAGCCGGGTGGCCCTGGGCGTCCATCACCCGGGCGACGTCGTCTCCGGTTGGGTGCTGGCCGCGTTGTGGCTGACGCTCACGCTGGGGGAGGCTCGGCTCCCCTCCGAAGCGTCGCCGCTAGCCGCGGGGGAGCGCCTTGCCGACCGCACGCACGGTGAAGCCGGCCAGCATCAACGTGATGCCGCGGGAGATCGCTGCGATGCCGATCCACAACACCAACAGGACGACCGACCGGCCCGGATAGCGGACGGCCCAGATAGCCACGGCGATCTCGAGCAGGGCGAGCAGCAGGGGGAACCACCACAGGTCCACCCCGGCGCTCTTGGATTCGAAGGCGCCGACGATGCCGATGATGCCCCGCAGCAACAGCAGCCAGGCCACCAGCGTGGCGATGACGGCAAATGTGGCGGCCGGCCAGACGAAGGCGATGATTCCGGCGCCGACTCCGAGCACCCCGAGGACCAAGGCCAGTAG